A genomic region of Raphanus sativus cultivar WK10039 chromosome 6, ASM80110v3, whole genome shotgun sequence contains the following coding sequences:
- the LOC108830010 gene encoding nuclear speckle RNA-binding protein B — protein MADGYWNQERHHQPPMSSNSHGGPLKRPRSDLGHDMHGYVSRDEDRGNPQDTRTIGSAYDLYLQSVQTPSMPSEEVGRFNGVGMGRRGSDSVMPSQSMGELMSGRGGILPPDFGSNGRALGFGQQDLAGRPSRELLRLPPDASNTLFVEGLPSNCSRREVSHIFRPFLGYKEVRLVTKDSKQRNGDPIVLCFVDFENPACAATARTALQGYRMDENEPDSKILQIQFSRNPGPRPGQRGGRR, from the exons ATGGCGGATGGGTACTGGAACCAGGAGAGACACCACCAGCCTCCGATGTCGTCGAACTCCCACGGTGGTCCTCTCAAACGTCCCCGTTCTGACTTGG GTCATGATATGCATGGTTACGTGTCACGGGATGAAGATCGAGGTAACCCTCAAGATACAAGAACTATTGGCTCAGCTTATGACCTCTACCTCCAGAGTGTG caaaCGCCTTCTATGCCATCTGAAGAAGTTGGTCGGTTTAATGGTGTTGGGATGGGAAGACGAGGAAGTGACAGCGTGATGCCTAGTCAGTCCATGGGTGAGCTCATGTCTGGGCGTGGTGGAATCCTGCCTCCAGATTTTGGGTCAAATGGTCGAGCTTTGGGCTTTGGTCAACAAGATTTAGCTGGTAGGCCTAGCCGGGAGCTGCTTCGTCTACCTCCAGATGCATCCAACACTCTTTTTGTTGAAGGACTTCCTTCTAATTGCTCAAGGCGGGAAGTATCTC ATATATTTAGACCCTTTTTGGGATATAAAGAAGTGAGACTTGTGACCAAAGATTCAAAACAA AGGAATGGAGATCCTATAgttctttgttttgttgattttgAAAATCCTGCATGTGCAGCAACTGCTCGTACCGCCCTGCAAG GCTATAGAATGGATGAAAATGAACCTGATTCCAAGATTTTGCAAATCCAATTTTCAAGAAACCCAGGTCCAAGACCAGGGCAACGTGGAGGAAGGAGATGA